The genomic DNA GCCATACGGATATCTGGGCGATTGGCAATAACAATGGATGGCAGTGTGGCAGGAAATTCCGGCACAATTGGCAGAGGCCGCGGTATCTTCAGTTCCTCCTCCAACTCACCCGGCATTTTACCCAACAGCACAGCAATGGCGTGCGTTACCTGCGAAACACGTGTTTTAAGCGGCTCACGCGCAGCAATCTGCGCATCCATTTCTGCCTGAGCCTGTGCAATCTGCAAGGTGTTGCCCACACCTTCCAGATACAGCTTGTTGGTTAGGTCCAGCGCATCCTTGGCAACGCGAATGTTATCTGTGGCAATCTTGATCTGAAGCTGTGTTACGCGCAGCAACATATAGTCGGACGCAAGTTCGGACAGCAGGCCCATCAGCAGTGCGCGGCGGCCTTCAATATTGGCTTCAACCTGATGTTCATGCGCTTCTACATCACGGCGGATACGCCCGAACATATCCAGCTCCCACGATGCCATCACACCATAGGTGAGCATGGAAGCTTCTGGTCGGTTAGCTGCATTGCCAGGACGAAGTGGCCAGTTATCAATATTGATGGAATAGCGCACATCACCACCGCCCATATTGGCATCCATTTGTGGATACCACTGTGCAGCAGACCGATCACGAATGGCCCGTTCAGCCAGAATACGCTGCCCGGCAATCTGCAGATCGTAGTTGCCCGTAATGGCATCATTAACCAAGCGCGTGAGGATGGGATCTTTGAACAAAGACCACCACTCTGTCATTTCCTTATTGGTGCGTTCGATCTCTTCAGGTGTAGCCGGATGCTCTTCTTCCTCCGTCTCCTTGAACGCTGCCGGAACCTTCATACGATCTGGCTGATAATTTGGCCCTACGGTACAGGCTGACAACAGCATGGATGTTGCCAGAAACAGCCCAAGGCGACGACGACCCTTCATGTTCTGTCTCATGTCCTGCGCTTACAGATGATCTTGAAGCCAGGTCGTCAACTTTCCGCGGCGGCCTCTGGGTTCAGGGCCTACGCTCACAGTTGCCGTCATACCTGCTGCCAGCGTGACACTATCGGGCACGTGGTCAATGTGAATACGTACGGGAATACGCTGTGCCAGACGCACCCAGGTAAAGATTGGGTTTACATCCTGCAGCCCAAGCTTATCCGGTGTGCCGTTGGTATCGTTAATACCACGTGCGATGCTGACAACGTGGCCTGTAAGAATAGGCTTGTAACCCATCAGCTTAACGCGGGCTTCATCACCCACGTGCACGCCCCACATCTTTGTTTCTTCGAAATACCCGTAAACCCAATAGGAGTCGGAATCGATAACGGCCATACGTGCCTGCCCGGCAGAGGCGTAATCACCTACTCGCAGATTCAGGTTGGTAATGTAGCCGTTTACCGGAGAATACAGAACAGAACGCTGCAAGTTCAGTTTAGCCACATCCAAAGCAGCACGAGCTGCATCCACAGATGCAATCTGCGTGGCCACATTGGAGTTAAAGACTTCCTGTTCTTCGGCCGACACAATGCCACCCAAGCCCATACGGCGGCGGGCATCGTTGCGTTTCAGCTTCAAATCTTCCAATGCGCCATCAAGCCGGGCCTGTGCCTCACGGATAGCAAGACGGAAACGCACCGGATCAAGCACAAACAGGGGGTCCCCCTTATGCACAAACTGGTTATCCACAATGGGAATCTGCACCACGGTGCCGGAAACTTCAGGCGCTACGTCCACAACGTAAACACGCACACGGCCATCTCGGGTCCAGGGTGCAATCATATACACGTTCCACAGGGTAATCCCCAGAACGATGGCCAGTGAGACGACCGCAAGGGTCAGAACAACTCGTATCAGGGTGCGCAGAAGGGGCATTGCGGAGACTCAAAAGCCTTTTCGGGTCAGACGTAGAGGATCAGCAGGCAAAGGATACTGACGTATAACGATATTTCAAACAACGCGATATGCCAGAACCAGCCCAGAAGGCCGCTCCACCACAACACGAAGCGAACAAACATTGTAATCGGCAGCGCCGCTAGGGCGTACACGACAATAGGTGCAATAAAAACACCAAAAATATTGAATTCAGCTAGCATGGCACTGTTCTGGAAACTGGCATTACCGCATGCCTCTTTTATCATCACCAACGGTATCCCGGTGGTTTTGGACGGCTTGCTCAACCCGGTCAAGAACGCCGCAGCATTCTTCCAGCTCTTCGGTTGAAACATCTTCGGTCAGGCGGGCGGTCACTTCATCAGCCACGCGGCTGACAAGGGCGGCAACACTGCGCCCTTCTTCCGTAATGCTTACCAGTTTGGAGCGGCGATCTTCTTCATCCGTTTCACGCACCACGTAGCCACGCTTTTCCAGCACATCCAAAAGCCGCACCAGTGAAGGGGCTTCTAAGGAGAGGGAGCGGGCCAGATCTGTCTGGCGCATGGGTGTTTTGGAGAAGTTAAGATAATAAATGGGCCGCCATGTGGCGTCTGTCAGGCCAAAGGCCCGCAGATCGGCATCAATCTCCCGCCGCCACACAGCAGCAAGACGCGCCAGCCGGTATCCAAAGAAACGGCGGGGCTCATTGGCCATAACGGGATGATGATTCGGTTCCATTCCCTACCCACACTAGTGAGCGTGCAAACAATTTGCACACTCACGAAAGACAGCGCCATCATTTACAGAAAAAATCCTGCGCGCCAATGCAAATTTGGAATGGAACCTATGGTTTCGTCCAGAGTGGACGATTTCAGTCCTTTTTCCGCCGCACAACGTCCCATACTTTACGAGATCCACCGCGTCCCATAGCTGTTGCAACGGTTGCTGTTACAGCTGCCATGGTCATGGAGTCGCGCATCATGGTGATGTTGCGGTCGCGGGCAATGCGGGCTTCTACTTCCTGCACTGTAAGGTAAGAGCGGCGGCCAAACAGTACGCATACCAGAGCTACAAAAAGATCCAGCCCAAATACCGTAAATGCCGCACCTACTGGGCCAAAATGCCCTACAAAAACCAGAAGCACCCAAAGGAGCCCATGCCCTGTAATCAGGGCAAATAGTCCAAATACTGCCGCCATTGCCAACAATACGGCCTGCTTGCCGTATCGTATGGCCATCTGTTGCATCAGGTTAGACTGAGCATTCAGGGCGGATTTACCAAGATCAAAGATACGCATGGGCTCCGAGGCTACCTTTGTTCAGATGACGCACAAGCGTCAGCGTGACAGACGCCCAAGGATAAAGCCCACCACGCCGGAAATGGCAATGGACAACCAGGAAGACTGACCACGATTACGCTTAGCAAGATCGCTTTGTGCATGATCGGCCAGTTCGCGCGCATTGGCAACCGCCTGCCCCTTCAGCGTGCCGGCTTTATCCCCTGCACGGCCCAATGCAGGCACCAGATGCTGGGTCACAAGGCGTTCAAGATGCGCTTTTACGACTTCCAATTCGTCCCGCGCTGTGTCGGCTGCGGCTTCACCTGCTGCTTTTACTTCTTTGATTTTATCTGAAGACATGAAAGAAACCTCCGTTTACCTGCCTGAAATATAGTGCACTTTAACTTCTAACCCACGGGAAGGGACATAGTTGCATGCACACCACGCATGGCTCATCCACAGCACTGGCGGTTCACAATCTAGCGTTCTTTCAGAACGCACAACCCCTCACGCTTTCTCTACCGGCGGAAAGCTGCACAGCCATACTGGGAATCGGGCAGAACAATGAGGATCTGACCTGTTTGGCAGAAACATTGGCCGGCAGACGCCCCTATACGGTTGAGCAGATAGAAATAAACAGCACACCATATAACTTAGGCACATCTGGTCATAAAAAACTGGCAACAATAGGCCCACATGCGCCCTTGTTTCCGCATATTTCCGTTTTGGACAATATCCTTCTGCCCCTCCGCGCCAGTGGTACACTCCATAAAGCTGAGGTCTCACATCGCGGAGCGGAAATACTAGCCCTAATAGGATTGGAAGCCCTGCGCGCCCAACCGGCACGCACACTTAATGCGGAACAGATATTTCGCACGCAATTAGCCCGCGCCCTGATTACCCAGCCTGACGTTGTGGTTCTTAATCAGCCTTTTGAAAAAATGGATCAGCCGACCATCCGGCGTGCAATCACGTTTCTGGACCGGTTACGCCATGCCATAGGATTGAGCATTCTACTGCTTTCACGACAGAAGCAGGATTGTATGATGGCGGCAGACCAGATTGGCGTTATGCAAAATGGCACTCTGTTACAGATAGGAGATGTTGCCACCCTCCTAAACCGCCCTGCGTGCCTCAGCGTGGCGGAACAGTTTGGCGATGCCAATGTTATCAGCGGCAAGGTACTTCTTATAGAAGATGACATTGCCGAATTGCGCCTCCCATCGGGCGAGACAGTGGAAGCCATGGCCGATTACAATCTGGAAGAAAATGACCTTGCCAGCATTTGCATTCTGCCTGATCGTCTTTCCGTTCTATTCCCTCGCTCTGGCGGCATGGAGATAGAAGATAAGACAGATATTGCCTGCACTCTGGTTTCCGCCCACCATATTGGCCACGCCATTGCCATGCGGTTTCGCACCTTGGATGGCACGGAAATTATAGCTCACCGGCCATTGGTTCATTTGCCGCGTGAACTCCGCCCCGGCAACAAGGCTATATTGGCTTGGCAACCACAGAACGCTATCGCCTTTCCGATGGATGCAAAATAAGGCTAAACTAGCCTGTCTTTATCTGGCTGCACTATATGCGCGAGGTCACCCTGTTTTCTTTTTCTTTCCTGCACGGTCGCTCCAGCGGGACTCCGTCACCCCACTCTCAGAAACAAGAGCCTTCTGCCGGGACCATTTCCCGACGGAAAGCCCTATTGGCTGGGTTGGGCGGTGGCTTCATCTCTCTTACCCCTCAAATGGCTCTGGCCCGGCCTACGCGTAAGCGTACGGTTGCACATACAGATGCCTTACGGGTCCTGACATTCTCGGGCAGGATTTGTGACATACAGAAAAAAATCCTTTTTGCCGGATATACGCACCAGACACATCACCGCATCACCACCTCTGGGTGGGATGGTTCTCTAACTGCCCTTCAACAGCAGGAAAAAGCCAACCCCAAACACTGGGCTGCGGTCATGATGGAAAATAGCAACCTTGCTATAGGTGGCACCGCAGGCTTGCTTGCCCCCCTGCCTGAAGATGCAGCACAACCCAATTATTCAACCAGCATTGATTACGCCATTGCGTGGGATAGCTCACGTTTTGACACCCCCCCCAACTGGGCTGATTTTTGGGACGTTGCGCGCCATCCGGGACGGCGCAGCCTGCGACGTGACCCTCGCACCACGCTGGAAATTGCCCTACTGGCTGATGGCGTGCCATCTGAAATGGTGTACCGCACACTCAACACCCAAGAAGGGCTAAGGCGCGCCTTTCGGAAACTAGATCAGCTGCGCCCTTATATTGTGTGGTGGTCTACCCCCGAAGAAGCCGGACAGATCTTAAAAAGCGGCGGCGCCCTTATGGGGCTTGCGCCTACGGGGGAAATGTTGAACTCAGCCAGCGGAGATACCAAACGGTTTGGTATCTGTTGGCAGCAACGCCTACAAGTGCGTTACGGATGGGGCGTGCCACATAGTTCTGCCACCACAGATGCCGCACTCAGTTTTGTATCATGGCTTGATCAAGCCCAGCAGCAGCAAGCTTTTTCCAACGCATGGCCATCTCTGCCATCCATGAGAGATATGGCAGTGGATAACAACTTACGCCACTTGGCTGCTCCGCTTGTTGTTGATGATATCTTTTGGATAAATCACTTAAACATCATTGCAGAACATTTTGAACAATGGGCACTCCGCAAGTGATCCCTTCTTTAATGCATATCCCATTGCCTTATTCCTTTTTATGGGGATTTGCCTGTATCAGCATAGCAAGCATATTTCTTGTATTTGTTCTGCTCATGCTGGCATTTGCCACACATGCTGGGCGCATTTTTTATATTTCGTTCTTTATGTTGTTCATTCCAACATCAGTTCTTGGTATTTTTTTGCCTGTTGTTATCAACACACCTTATACCCCCTTTTTACAGGGGATTTTAAGCCTACCTCTGCTTGCCTTATGGCCGCTTGCTAAGCTCGAAACCCTACCAGAATCATGGGGCGCGACAGCACGTGAATTAGGAGCCAACCAAAGCACATGCCTACAGCTCATTATCTGGCCTCTTCTTAAAAAGCCTTTAATTGCAAGCTTTTTTCTCTCCCTCTTTTTTGGCATCGCACAATGACAGCACCTTTTTGGGAAACAACCCCACTTACAGAAATGACCACAGAGCAATGGGAAAGTCTGTGCGATGGATGCGGGCGCTGCTGTTTGCACAAACTGCGTGATGATGACACAGAAGAACTGCATTATACGTCTGTTGCATGTCGCCTTCTGGATGTTAAAACCTGCCAATGCACAGATTACGCACAACGCCGCCGCAAAGTACAAGATTGCATTACCTTAACACCAAAGATGATTCCTGAACTCGATTGGTTGCCACCAGACTGCGCATATCGCCGCCTATCAGAAGGGCGTGGCCTGCCACAGTGGCACCCGTTACTGACACATACTTCTCAATCAGTTATCACTGCTGGTGAATCTGCCGCAGGACGCTGCATAAGTGAAAGACGCGCAGGCGCACTGGAAGATTACATTGTCAGTTGGCCCGGCCTTCCTGCTGAGGAATCTCACTAAAAACTTCTGTTTAGAAAGATGTTTTCTTGAATTGTAAAGAAAATCCCTCCTGGCCAGACACTGTTATGTTGGAAGGGTATGGTGCTGCCAAAATAATCTGGCGTATTTCAACAAAAGCCAAACGCTGCATCATACGGATTTCTGCAAAAGAACAGGCGGTTCTTGTTACTTTACCAAAAAGATTCCCTTACACGCAGGCATTGATATTTGTGCAGAAACAGGCGCAATGGATTACAACACGCCTTGAAAAATTAGTGCAAACGCCGCGCTTTGCTATTGGCTCCAATATCCTCATTCAAGATAAGAACTATACAATTCGCCATGCACCTGACCACAAAGGCGGTGCATGGCTAGAAAATGATTGTCTGCTAGTAAGCGGAGATCCCTCTTTTCTTGCAAGACGCGTAGAAGACTTTCTTAAGCGACACGCAACAAAAGTTCTCACTCAAGAAATGCACCATCTAGCCCACACTGTTGGGCTAGCCCCTAAACGGTTAGATGTGCGCGATACATCAAGCCGCTGGGGCAGTTGTTCATCTTCTGGGCGTATAATGTTGTCTTGGCGCCTAATAATGGCACCATTTTTCGTGCGCCATTATTTGATTGCCCATGAATTAAGCCATCTGCAGCATATGAACCATAGTATCCAATTCTGGAAAATGGTCGACACATTAACCCCTCACAGACAGCAAGCAGAGAGTTGGCTGCGCCACTTTGGACCTATTTTACAAGCTGTTCGATAAACATGCTGTTGCAGTTATCTCCGACCATGCTAAAACGCTTTCAACCATCTCAGATACACCACTGTATCTGCGCGAACTTGGCGGAATGGTAGACGCAGGAGACTTAAAATCTCCAGCCTGTAATAGGCGTGCGGGTTCGAGTCCCGCAGTTCGCACCACTAACCTATTGAAAATATTGAATAAAGTACCTGCTTGGCAGGACAAAAGGACCGTGTCCCGTTCACCTTCCCATAATGGGAACCGACATGCTCCGTCTGCTTGGCTCACACTACCACTTCCGCCGTGCCATTCCCCACACCCTTCGCCCCCTGCTGGGCCGCACAGAAATCTCGCTCTCTCTCCAGACCAACAGCAAACGGGTTGCACGCGAACGCGCAGCCGGGCTTTATGCCAGAACAGGACTGTTCTTTAGTAAAGCCAAAGCCATGTACGAAGACGCCTCTCCAGAAGAACTGAGAAAGCTTCTTGCCCACTATGAGGACCTCATACGCGATACAGACCGTATGATTGCTATTGAAGAAAAGAAAGTGAGACTCGAACGCACTTATGAAAAGGCAAGGCTCTACCTCGACAAGGCGCACAGCCTGAAGCAACTGCAAGAGTTTATTAAGATATCCAATGACGGCATAGACAGGCTGATGGCAGGCTTCAAAAAACTGCACGCCACGGCCTCCAAGGACTATCTACGCAACGCCACAGAAAAAACCATGCTGCGCGAGCAGATTGCCAACCTGAGCAGCATCGTGGTGTCTATCAAAAACTCAGCGCAGGAAACGGAGGCCGCCTTCATGCCTGTGCAGGCGGAGCCCTCAGCCCGCACAGCTCCCAACAAAGCCACACCCAACGCTAAGAAGACGACAGCGCCGACCATCACGGAAATGGCTGAGCAGTTCATTTACCGTGATAAAACCAAAAGCCCCGGCATTATTCGCGATACCGGCAAGACCATCGGTCTTTTTGTAGAAGCCTTTGGCGACAAGCCTGTTGACCAGATTACCGGCGGGGTGGCTGGGGAGTTCCGGGATATGCTCTTCGCCCTGCCCTCTACGCATGGCAAACATAAGAACTCTCCTGGCATTCATGACGCAATTGTGCGCGCCAAGGAGCAAGAGCTGGAAACCCTCAGCGGTAAGACGGTCAAAAACCATTTCTCACGCCTCTCCGCCCTCTGGGGGCACCTGGTACAACGCGAAATCGTGACCCGTAATCCCTGGGCCGGGTGGAGCTATGATGTCACCCAGAAGATTGACCGCCGGGACTGGACAGACCTCGAACTAGCCCAGCTTTCCAC from Acetobacter ascendens includes the following:
- a CDS encoding M48 family metallopeptidase; its protein translation is MLEGYGAAKIIWRISTKAKRCIIRISAKEQAVLVTLPKRFPYTQALIFVQKQAQWITTRLEKLVQTPRFAIGSNILIQDKNYTIRHAPDHKGGAWLENDCLLVSGDPSFLARRVEDFLKRHATKVLTQEMHHLAHTVGLAPKRLDVRDTSSRWGSCSSSGRIMLSWRLIMAPFFVRHYLIAHELSHLQHMNHSIQFWKMVDTLTPHRQQAESWLRHFGPILQAVR
- a CDS encoding MarR family winged helix-turn-helix transcriptional regulator; amino-acid sequence: MEPNHHPVMANEPRRFFGYRLARLAAVWRREIDADLRAFGLTDATWRPIYYLNFSKTPMRQTDLARSLSLEAPSLVRLLDVLEKRGYVVRETDEEDRRSKLVSITEEGRSVAALVSRVADEVTARLTEDVSTEELEECCGVLDRVEQAVQNHRDTVGDDKRGMR
- a CDS encoding DUF6538 domain-containing protein codes for the protein MLRLLGSHYHFRRAIPHTLRPLLGRTEISLSLQTNSKRVARERAAGLYARTGLFFSKAKAMYEDASPEELRKLLAHYEDLIRDTDRMIAIEEKKVRLERTYEKARLYLDKAHSLKQLQEFIKISNDGIDRLMAGFKKLHATASKDYLRNATEKTMLREQIANLSSIVVSIKNSAQETEAAFMPVQAEPSARTAPNKATPNAKKTTAPTITEMAEQFIYRDKTKSPGIIRDTGKTIGLFVEAFGDKPVDQITGGVAGEFRDMLFALPSTHGKHKNSPGIHDAIVRAKEQELETLSGKTVKNHFSRLSALWGHLVQREIVTRNPWAGWSYDVTQKIDRRDWTDLELAQLSTARWTSTTTSLRSYVGMITIALYTGMRLGELCNLRTQDIVTVNGIRCFHVRPHPEDNWSPKTAAGTRLIPIHSHLLQWGVLDAEISQKGCTSG
- a CDS encoding HlyD family efflux transporter periplasmic adaptor subunit — its product is MPLLRTLIRVVLTLAVVSLAIVLGITLWNVYMIAPWTRDGRVRVYVVDVAPEVSGTVVQIPIVDNQFVHKGDPLFVLDPVRFRLAIREAQARLDGALEDLKLKRNDARRRMGLGGIVSAEEQEVFNSNVATQIASVDAARAALDVAKLNLQRSVLYSPVNGYITNLNLRVGDYASAGQARMAVIDSDSYWVYGYFEETKMWGVHVGDEARVKLMGYKPILTGHVVSIARGINDTNGTPDKLGLQDVNPIFTWVRLAQRIPVRIHIDHVPDSVTLAAGMTATVSVGPEPRGRRGKLTTWLQDHL
- a CDS encoding ATP-binding cassette domain-containing protein, which produces MHTTHGSSTALAVHNLAFFQNAQPLTLSLPAESCTAILGIGQNNEDLTCLAETLAGRRPYTVEQIEINSTPYNLGTSGHKKLATIGPHAPLFPHISVLDNILLPLRASGTLHKAEVSHRGAEILALIGLEALRAQPARTLNAEQIFRTQLARALITQPDVVVLNQPFEKMDQPTIRRAITFLDRLRHAIGLSILLLSRQKQDCMMAADQIGVMQNGTLLQIGDVATLLNRPACLSVAEQFGDANVISGKVLLIEDDIAELRLPSGETVEAMADYNLEENDLASICILPDRLSVLFPRSGGMEIEDKTDIACTLVSAHHIGHAIAMRFRTLDGTEIIAHRPLVHLPRELRPGNKAILAWQPQNAIAFPMDAK
- a CDS encoding efflux transporter outer membrane subunit, whose protein sequence is MRQNMKGRRRLGLFLATSMLLSACTVGPNYQPDRMKVPAAFKETEEEEHPATPEEIERTNKEMTEWWSLFKDPILTRLVNDAITGNYDLQIAGQRILAERAIRDRSAAQWYPQMDANMGGGDVRYSINIDNWPLRPGNAANRPEASMLTYGVMASWELDMFGRIRRDVEAHEHQVEANIEGRRALLMGLLSELASDYMLLRVTQLQIKIATDNIRVAKDALDLTNKLYLEGVGNTLQIAQAQAEMDAQIAAREPLKTRVSQVTHAIAVLLGKMPGELEEELKIPRPLPIVPEFPATLPSIVIANRPDIRMAERQYAVATAQIGVAVANLYPHFVVPLTFNPNASAMYQAFQANAMSWQFLLMASMPLMHGGKMTSEVRAAQAAAEAARLTYRQTVLQGFKEVEDAMAAWHDDIEYAEQLHKAAEDSATASERARKLYGAGLVGFLEVLTTERTTLNAQNMEALAKLERLRDAVNLYTALGAGWKGVALTNTTLPVSLETQNFLARAFKQ
- a CDS encoding extracellular solute-binding protein, which produces MREVTLFSFSFLHGRSSGTPSPHSQKQEPSAGTISRRKALLAGLGGGFISLTPQMALARPTRKRTVAHTDALRVLTFSGRICDIQKKILFAGYTHQTHHRITTSGWDGSLTALQQQEKANPKHWAAVMMENSNLAIGGTAGLLAPLPEDAAQPNYSTSIDYAIAWDSSRFDTPPNWADFWDVARHPGRRSLRRDPRTTLEIALLADGVPSEMVYRTLNTQEGLRRAFRKLDQLRPYIVWWSTPEEAGQILKSGGALMGLAPTGEMLNSASGDTKRFGICWQQRLQVRYGWGVPHSSATTDAALSFVSWLDQAQQQQAFSNAWPSLPSMRDMAVDNNLRHLAAPLVVDDIFWINHLNIIAEHFEQWALRK
- a CDS encoding YcgN family cysteine cluster protein; amino-acid sequence: MTAPFWETTPLTEMTTEQWESLCDGCGRCCLHKLRDDDTEELHYTSVACRLLDVKTCQCTDYAQRRRKVQDCITLTPKMIPELDWLPPDCAYRRLSEGRGLPQWHPLLTHTSQSVITAGESAAGRCISERRAGALEDYIVSWPGLPAEESH
- a CDS encoding phage holin family protein — encoded protein: MRIFDLGKSALNAQSNLMQQMAIRYGKQAVLLAMAAVFGLFALITGHGLLWVLLVFVGHFGPVGAAFTVFGLDLFVALVCVLFGRRSYLTVQEVEARIARDRNITMMRDSMTMAAVTATVATAMGRGGSRKVWDVVRRKKD
- a CDS encoding DUF1656 domain-containing protein, with the translated sequence MLAEFNIFGVFIAPIVVYALAALPITMFVRFVLWWSGLLGWFWHIALFEISLYVSILCLLILYV
- a CDS encoding spermidine/putrescine ABC transporter permease; translated protein: MGTPQVIPSLMHIPLPYSFLWGFACISIASIFLVFVLLMLAFATHAGRIFYISFFMLFIPTSVLGIFLPVVINTPYTPFLQGILSLPLLALWPLAKLETLPESWGATARELGANQSTCLQLIIWPLLKKPLIASFFLSLFFGIAQ